The Lepus europaeus isolate LE1 chromosome 21 unlocalized genomic scaffold, mLepTim1.pri SUPER_21_unloc_10, whole genome shotgun sequence genome segment cccaaccctgaactctcccatctgctggcgactctctccccacctgcccgcaatagctgaagctgggccaagctgaagccaggagacaggacctTGATcggggtctctcacttgggtggcagggacccaagtactttgagccatcacctcctacctcccagggtatgtgttagcaagaagctgggattggaagcagggccgtgactcgaacccaggcactgtcgTATATAGTGTGGGCACCCCAATCCGCactgtaactgctgtgccaggtgCCTGTCCCTCCTCTTGATATTGAACCTGACTTCTCCCTGAGAAGAATCCAGAGAATCCTTGGCCTTTGGCGAACTCTCAGCTGATCTTTGGGACAACTATGTCTCAAAAAACCATGTGCTGGTGTATGGTCCTGTGGCACCCACAccacccagagcccagagccagctCAGTTATGAAGGTGCTCACAagtgggctggcatcccatgagcagCAAACACGCTGACCTGCCCTTTCGATCCCTAAGTCCTTTTCACCATCTTGAGtcccttctttggtggcccgtgAGATGGGGAGTCCTCCCCAACCATCCCGGCCATGTCAGCTTGCCACCACATACCCTTATGACCCGAGGAACTCCTAAGTCAGCCTGCCTCCACTTCCCCCTCTGTGCAGCAAGAGCTCTCTGTCCAGGTAACCCCAGAGGCAACCCGGGGATCACAGGAAAGGGATGGCTGCGACGTTGGAGCCTTGGATACCCCTCCATGTTTCCTGCTAGACCTTGAGGTCCTCGGGGCCACTTGTTCCAGAAATGGGCCTCGAGGGCCTCTCCCCCTTGTCCCTCACCCTCAGCAGGCACCGTGGCTGGTGGGACAGATGCCCGTGCCCTGGGGCTCAGATTCCcgtggggacaggaggaggaacAGCGAAGCCACAGATCAGTCGGCAGTGTAATAGCAGTCATCCGGGTGCCCTGGTGGCAGGCGCAGGCGGGCAGGGCCCCGCTTCACATAGGGCAGGGGCTGCGTCTGATTTATCTGAGTCTCCTCCACAGAGGACAACTTCTTATGCAAAGCAGGCcatcaattaaaacaaaaacatttttctttgatgCCACCTGGATGCTACCGACACGCTCAGCGGCTAGAGAGGAGTTCCTTTAGCAATTCTTTTCACAAGCTGAATAATTATCTCCTAATTTATCAGTTTCATAAATCCACATTTTCATAAATCACTCTGCTAAAGGCGAGGCACACATGGAGTGTCAGCCTCAGATCCTGGGTAAGGCTATGGCGTAACGGCTAGTGTGGCATCAGGAGACAGAGCAGACTCCCGGAGAAAAGTCGAGGCAGGCTCTCTTCCTGGGTGATCAGACTTCCCACCCCATCGCGGGGCCTCCGCGACCCCGGGCTCCTTCCCTCTCCATGGAGATGCCGGTGCCCTCCTTGTCCGTTGTTGGCTCCTGGGAGTGAGCTCAGCGGTTGTCGTGTTTAGAAATTGCCTCTTGGTTACTTGTGTTTTCCTGTTGTTGCCCAACAATCAGGCATCTCCCCAGCTCCTAAGGCTGGCAGGAGATAAGCAGGCTGTAATAAATGCTCCTGCCGCGATGGTGGGTAAGATGGATGGCCCAGTCGTGGAGAAacatttaaaagtaaacaaagaaATCACCAACAGTGCCACCGCCGTGCTTCTCCCGCCGATTGTAGCTTTGCACTCAGCACCTTCCACTCTGGGACCACAAACGCCATTCTCCAGCTTTGCATTGACTGCACTGGTGCCCCCTTTATTCTGTCCCTTCAGCCCACCGCCCCCCAGAGCCAACCCATCTCCTGTTCACCTGCGGCTTTCACAATGACAGCCATGCACTGCCCGCTGATGTCTTAGCCAATGGTGGACCGCCTATATGACGGCGGTGCCATAAGATGGTCTCAGCTGGTGACACTGGAGCTGTCTTAGTAAGCATGTCCCATGATGTTGACACAACAGACTTGCCGACGCATTGCTCAGGGACACACGACTGTGTAACATAACATCCCAGTCTCTGCTTCCCTGCTGTCAGATGTTGGGGTTATTGGCAGGGTTCTGTTATGACTGAACACtgaccatcttctttttttaaaaaagaaagaaaaaaacccctacatatatatatttgaaaggcaaagtgcagagagagagagatgttccgtcccctggttcactccccaaatgcctgcaacagccaggtctgggctgggctaaatccaggaactccatccgggtcttccatgtgggtggcaggaactcaaggagttcctcgagccatcatctgctacttgccaggcacattagcagggagctggatcggaagcagagtagccagaattcaaaccagcactccgatacaaaatgcaggcatcccacgcagtggcttaatctgctgtgccccaacacccaCCTCCTGCTTGTCTTCTTGACCAGAGCTGATGCTTGGGAATGTGCTTACTGGACAGAGATGGAACACGTGgcattttgtatgttttcatatTATTTCTGGATTGGGTCTGTGAGTTTCTGGCAGTGTCCAGCTTGCTGGATTCAGCATCATCTCATTACCATTAGAGGCTGTCTTTGTTGTGGTAATGCCTAACTTGGAGCCTTGCCCAGATGCCTAACTTGGCACCTTGCCCCgctactgtgtgaccttggacaacttACCcaccttctctgtgcctcatctGTAGGGTGGTTGTGAAAACTCATTGTCCTGACACAGTTGATCCTCCTGGGTCCCGGGTTCCCTATCTGTGACTTTGTCTGCTTGGTGGAACTTAACCTGTTACCCAGTAATCAATGTGGGCTGTGCTTTTGTGGTCACTCAGTAACCCGTGAAGAGTCCCTTGACACAGCCGAGGTGGTCCGAGGCAGTACCCTGCTCTCCTACTGTGAACAAGTGTTCTGTCTGTGCCCCGTGCTTCCCAGTTGGGGGCTGTTTGCTGGTGATCTCACTGTCTTGGCCAGCCCCCTGAAAGAGTGCCCACAGCCGTCCAGAATCCCTAAGCATGAGAAGGCTGCAGTGCGCCTGATGGAAACAAATATGTGCGTTGGGTAAGCTTTGCGCAGGCGTAGACCAGAGTGCTCTTGGCCGTGAGGTCAATGCGAATGAGCCGGCAAGGTCCCAAGGTTACGCATTGATTGCTTCATGAAAATGGAAGGAGACGCTTGCAAGAAGCCACCCTGTATTGGCCCCAGGAACAGCGGTTCTGCGTTGGCTAATTAAGCATTCCCAGTGAACTACCACGCATGATGAGACTGTCATACATGCACTGCGAACGGACTTTGTCGGGCCTGCCTTTTATGTGATTCCCGCCATTGAGACATTTTGTAATGTTGCCCGTTTGGTGGGTACTTACTTCGTGACTACAGAGGACGCACACCTGTCGCCAGGTTGTTTGGTTGTCCGTGAATCGAGTTGAAGCGGGGGTGGGTACAGGTGTTTGTTAAAGACACTGGCCCGTTTGGGGTGACAGGAAGCAGTTCTGGGGAGACTGGAGAGCCACGTCAGGAAGGTGGACAGGACCACGCTGCAGGCTTGAGGTTTGGGCTTTAGGGAAAGCTAAACCGCAGCCCTGGCCACGCTCACGCTCAGCCCCTCCCAGCCGGAGTGTGATAGTCGTAAATTACTCGCAAGCCAGGGCCTGCGCTGACGCGGGTTTTGACTGCATTAGAATACAAAATAATACGGCATTTGAGAAATCAAGAGTGAGCGTTTGAAACACATGTATTCACTGACGCAAAAACATTGGCTGCCCAGTCTGACAAGGGGTGTTTCCTGATTTGTAGATGTGTTGGGTGAAATTTCTTAGAACCTGGGGCCCTAAAGCCCCTGTTAGCTACACATCAAAGTGTCGCCAAGGCCACAAAGTTGCTTTATCTTGGAAAACCCAGCTGTAGGCTCGCAGGGCCCGCTTGCTACCTGTGCCCCAGCCCTCCCGGGGCAGGGACCACATGCATTCCTGCTTGCTGATGTGCAACACCTTCCCTGCAGGGCTCTGTCCCCCGTGGGCATCGTGGGCCTGAGGAGAGACACTCAGCCATCACCACGGTGGTTCACTCCTCCCGGCTTGGGGGTGGCTTAGCAACAAGTGACGGTTTCTCTTCCAGGGTGCTGAAGCATTTGAAAGCCAAGGACCCCATGCAGCTACACCTGGAGCACTTGGAACAAGGGTTCTCTGTCTACGTCAACGGGGCCAATTCGGAACAGAAGCCATCGCCTCGGAAGGCCGTGCGCTCCGACTTCTCCAGGAGTGCCTCGCACGCCAAGGGGACCCACGGTGAGCGCAGCCCCTTCCCAGCCAAGCAGCAGCGCTGCTGCATGGAAGCAGTGAGGGGCTGTGGACCACCGCCTGTGTGCCGGTGACCCTGCCTGCAGAGGCCTTACTGCGCATGCATGCACTACACCTACTTCACCAGAGAGGGCGTGAGAGCGAGAAAGCGAAATCCTTGTTATTTTTCAAATGGGTCTTGGCCTCCGCTATCCTAGAGCAACACATTTCTAGCTTTTACATTTCCTGGTCTCCAGCGTCAGTCAGTTAAGGAAAAGTGTAGGGTCTTTTCGATTATTCCTGATGTTCGCTCGATCTGTCTTAACTTTAACCCAGATGTAATATTTGATTCatcattcatttttgtatttagtTCATCCATACTGTGCACCCTGAAACAGATTTCACATGGCTAAGAAAAACACAGGCATCCTGCAGGTGTCGTAGGAAAGCTCCCAACTTAGTGTCTGGCCTAGTGTAGGCATCAGAaatgactggggggggggggcgttgtggtgcggtgggttaaaccgccacttgggacacccacatcctgcagagggctgggttgagtcctggctcctctgcttcccatccagctccatgctcatgggtcatgggaggcagcaggtattgggttaagtacctgggcccctgccactcacgtgggagattgggatggagttctgggctcctggctttgacctagcctagtcctggccattgcaggcatttggggagtgagccagcagatgggaggttcctctctctccctctctctctctctctctctctgcctttcaagtagataaaactGAAacactaaaacattttttaaaatgattgataGTTGAATAAACAGAACAGCAGAGCACGTGGTATCAGGTCTTGATTGGGACATGTTACTGTGGGGAAGCCATTCAGTCTCCCTGTGCCTTTATTTGATCGtcttttagaaagattttttatttattgaaaggcaaaggggtgggaggaggagagacaaagagaggggggagggagtagatcttacatctgctggttcactctccaaatgcttgcaacagccaagactggcccagcccaaagcctggggtctgaaactccatccaggtctcccacatgggtggcaggaacctgaactCTTgtgtcaccacctgctgcctcccagggttgtgcattagcaaggagctggatcagcagtagagCACTCCAAGCAGTGGCATCTCACCTGCTGTACCTGCCCAGCGTCCACTCTGTTTGCCCGTCTTTAAAATGGAAACTAAAGAGGGTGCCtgttcctgggtgccagggtcctGTAAGACGATCCTCTTTGTCTGAGTTGCTAGCGTGCTACTGAGCCACAAGAGAAGCATCTGAAACAAGACAGAACGAGATGGGAATGGACCCCGTCGCACCACGTTCTAGCTTGGACATCTCAGGCAGTCGGGTCCTGCCTGATCCTCAGTTTCCTCCCCTGGAAAATGGGAATAACTACACCCATGTTGcgggctggccaggaagaggaaaTGCTGTGAGAACCGTAAAGGGTGCGGCACATGGTGACCTCAGTGCGCGTTACTCTGATGCGCTGCTGCCTCACACACATGCAAGATCCCGCGCTGTTCAGAAACAGTGAAAATCATAGCCACACCAAGGGACAAGAAGAGGAAGTGGTGTTCCAGCCTGTTCCCCTGGGAGAACCAGGGCAGCTCAGCACGGCTTAGTCTGAGCTTCCTGGCTCCAAGGGCTGCAAGGGAAACCTGCGCCCCTCCTGGTCCAGGTTtcagggaggagcagagagcaggattcaCCATCCTGGGCGTGCCAgcaatatattcattcattcaccagttAAATCTATCCTGTTTCCCTGGCTAGTCCAGCTAGTGACCTGGTGCACaagcagtgccttcccaggcccctgTATCTTGGAGATACATGGTTTGCACATCTCCATCTGCCTGATGGGACAGCACATTTTGCTTGTCGCCCTGCAGTGCTGACGTGCTGTGGCTCAGTTCCCCTGGTCGCTGGGTGGTTAGCCTGCTTCCtaaccacacactcacacacacacacacacacacaccgccactgcacacagcactgcaGGGAGCGTCCTCCCATACAAGACTTTGGGGCACGCTGACACGCACCTTAGATGCCTGTTACGAAACACCCCTGGGCGCAAGCGAGCCATCAGCGCCTCACCAGTGTCCTCGCTGCCTCTGCCGCAGATTGTGCACGAAGAACCCTGCTTCGAGAAGCCGAAGACGCCTTGCGACACGGTTCACAGACGGCCCCCAGCAGAGTGCAGCGCCGAGGATGGCACCAGGTCTGTGGCCCCGGCTCCTGCTTTAAAATAGGGCGTGGGACGGTCGAGGGGCTGGAAACAGATCAGAGCGTTTCAGATCCCCCAGGGCAGCCGGTGGGTGTGGCTGGGCGCCCTAGTGGTGCCCGTTCTGGGCGCGCCGTCCTCTTTCTGCCGTGTGGTCCTCCCTTCTGGATAGGGTCATCCCGGCCCCACTCGGGAGCGTGGGGAGGTCAGACTCTGCTCCCTCGCAATGACTTAGTCTTACAGCAGAttttttattgagcacctgctgtatgccatGCATGCTCCTAGACGCCAggggcagagtgagtgagtggcACAAAGCCCTTGCCTCAGAGGATCCAGAGGTCAGTTTGAGTTGCTGCGGATGCGGCTCAGGTCAGCAGCCTGCCTTTCTGAGCAGCTATCCCGGGGACCAGGCGGGACCAAGCTTAGACACCACGTGTGTCTCCTCTCCTCGATCCTGCCAAGAGACCTCCAGGGTGCAGCCCAGTGCCTTCCTGCATGGGAGCTGAGGGGACAGGTGCTCTGAGAAGTTCAGCGAGCTCTTCAAGGTCACAGCTAAGACGTGGCAGGGTCAAGACTCCAACCTAGACCTTTGATGCCAAGTTTCTCGCTCTTGCCTGTGTTGTCCTTGATACCATATCCTGCCGCCACTCGTTCCATACCTGGCCTCAAGGTGGTCTCTGCCTTGACTACCTATTTGAATCCCCTGGGCAGATTTTTCAAACGTGGGTACCCAGGGGCTGGttgagcctttgcctgcagcgtgggcatcccatgtgggtgccagtttgtgtcccagctgctcctgttctgatccagctctctgctatggcctgggaaggcactggaggatggcgcaagtccttgggtctctgcacccacatgggagacctggaagaagctcctggttcctggcttcagaggggcccagctccagccattgtggccatctggggagtgaaccagtggatggaaggcttttctctcagtccctccctctctctgtagctctacttctcaaataaataaataaaatcttaaaaacaaacaaacaaacaaaaaaaaaacacagataccCAAGCTCCCCTCCCAGAGACCTAACTTGGTGAGGCTTACACGGcaggtttttaaattattattattgttgttgttgttattgttatgaaCCTTGTGTTCACCAGCATTCAGAGCTGCATTTTGCCCTGTTGCAAAGGTAGGGGGCGATATAAAGGCATTCCTGGGCTTTCTGCACCCCT includes the following:
- the LOC133754319 gene encoding katanin-interacting protein-like — translated: MVTDFDEKHDEYLILLQQRNRVLKHLKAKDPMQLHLEHLEQGFSVYVNGANSEQKPSPRKAVRSDFSRSASHAKGTHDCARRTLLREAEDALRHGSQTAPSRVQRRGWHQ